In Tubulanus polymorphus chromosome 8, tnTubPoly1.2, whole genome shotgun sequence, one genomic interval encodes:
- the LOC141910170 gene encoding uncharacterized protein LOC141910170 — translation MPRYCCVPLCKSRVGGFKFPTNTDLKMKWLVAIKRLQSSEKSAKLWQPSDTAIVCHRHFLPTDYKQTLTGSRRKLKENAIPRIFAFTPPVSSDSERESRASRRRLKLEEEPVHHDIATEVEIGLQHTSNYRMDIIEEPTNKNTNLDKNIQCSLLSDQFFCIERFMVDPRSIKYYTSFKDYEHLMMFFSVLGPAAYDLNYKCQKLTPVNQFFLTLIKLRRAKEDIELSILFGISESVVSRIVLTWVNFMYFQLSEINTWPEREEIDCFMPSGFKHHFPSTRVILDATEIPIEKPSNVKSQTATFSTYKHKNTLKTMVGISPRGVVSYVSESYAGSTSDRQIIERSQLCSNTSKYFSSNDSIMADRGIMVQDLFATKNIKVNTPTLLKGKSQLEPEQVVHDRRVASKRIQVERVIGLSKTFLILKKDLPLSKVNMGSRIVYVCFSISNFRPAIVNEFA, via the exons ATGCCTCGCTATTGTTGTGTACCCCTTTGTAAGTCAAGAGTAGGCGGATTTAAGTTCCCTACGAACacagatttgaaaatgaaatggctTGTTGCGATAAAACGACTACAGAGTAGCGAGAAATCTGCAAAATTATGGCAGCCATCGGATACAGCTATCGTATGCCATCGACATTTTTTACCAACGGACTATAAACAGACACTTACCG GTTCtagaagaaaattaaaagagaATGCCATTCCGCGTATATTTGCCTTCACACCACCAGTTTCCTCAGATTCAGAGAGAGAAAGTAGAGCCAGTCGGCGAAGATTAAAACTGGAGGAAGAACCTGTACACCATGACATAGCCACTGAAGTTGAAATAGGCCTACAACATACCAGCAATTACAGAATGGACATAATAGAGGAACCAACCAATAAAAACACTAACTTGGATAAGAATATTCAGTGTTCCCTCCTTTCAGATCAATTTTTCTGTATCGAGAGATTTATGGTGGATCCTAGGTCGATCAAATATTACACCAGTTTTAAAGACTATGAAcatttgatgatgtttttCAGTGTACTAGGACCTGCTGCGTACGATTTGAATTACAAATGTCAGAAACTAACACCGGTCAATCAATTTTTCTtgacattaatcaaattaagGCGTGCCAAGGAAGATATAGAACTGAGTATTCTGTTCGGCATATCAGAGAGTGTAGTTTCTAGGATTGTGTTAACCTGGGTAAACTTCATGTATTTCCAATTaagtgaaatcaatacatgGCCAGAGAGAGAAGAGATAGACTGTTTCATGCCCAGTGGCTTTAAGCATCATTTTCCGTCAACCAGAGTTATTTTAGATGCTACAGAGATTCCAATTGAAAAGCCGTCGAATGTAAAATCTCAAACTGCAACTTTCAGCACATACAAACATAAGAACACGCTTAAAACTATGGTTGGAATATCACCGAGAGGGGTCGTTAGTTATGTAAGTGAAAGTTATGCGGGTTCAACAAGTGACCGACAAATCATTGAACGATCCCAGCTGTGTTCAAACACCTCAAAATACTTCAGCTCGAATGACAGCATCATGGCCGATAGAGGTATAATGGTACAAGATCTTTTTGCTACCAAGAACATTAAGGTGAACACCCCAACTTTATTGAAGGGCAAGAGTCAACTTGAACCTGAACAAGTAGTTCATGATCGTAGAGTAGCCAGTAAACGCATCCAAGTAGAAAGAGTAATCGGATTGTCAAAAacttttcttattttgaaaaaagaccTGCCGCTTAGTAAAGTCAATATGGGTTCTAGGATAGTTTATGTTTGTTTCAGTATAAGCAATTTCAGACCAGCTATTGTGAACGAATTTGCTTAA
- the LOC141910169 gene encoding uncharacterized protein LOC141910169 isoform X1, producing the protein MSENYGSWTVPKLKQELSRRGAVTYGRKINLIERLEAYGRNNDFRGPAITLPQETVPEWPTCGFKQLTNDHKIVLPKFNIDTVTAYFTYRMAMDNHCTKDIKAIEKGQQLIESQRVQACSILIKSGIVYLTGLVGAAMKKKISYSYQISLSQTTGEFRNSHCECPAGKGPNGTCKHVAAVLLMFANFVSSDGPNAPEILKSCTENLQTFHKPKSVYTGSPVKAGDLPLSKSKKREVSMEDPRPVKYRKSAGYEDYVRGIVLNYCSVSSLDLPIKYKYKKADIKTAAIDHDYLKKTLLEYWVENSIKLNETQAILLERSTRKQAESSQWFQERQLRLTASRFGEIVSLTKRRNIDKLCKSLHDNIPLRNAAVCHGKTFESKAIAAFEGKFSVKVQPCGLHVRPDIDYLGASPDGLVSEDAIVEVKCPYRGRNELIAPGPYFKFLSAKDKKLKRSHNYYDQIQGQLHICKRKMCYFVVYTHKDLYVERVYHDQKHCELSLLPKLEIFYRKYYSKYLTMHAF; encoded by the exons ATGTCAGAGAATTACGGGTCATGGACTGTACCGAAGCTGAAACAAGAGTTAAGCCGACGAGGTGCGGTAACCTATGGGAGGAAAATCAACCTAATTGAAAG ATTAGAAGCATACGGCCGTAACAACGATTTTAGGGGACCGGCCATAACATTACCACAAGAAACAGTTCCGGAATGGCCCACATGCGGTTTCAAACAGCTTACAAATGATCATAAGATTGTATTGCCAAAATTCAATATTGACACAGTAACTGCATATTTCACGTATAGAATGGCAATGGACAACCACTGTACCAAAGACATTAAAGCTATTGAGAAGGGTCAGCAGCTCATAGAATCGCAACGTGTTCAAGCCTGCAGTATTCTCATCAAAAGCGGAATTGTTTATCTGACTGGATTAGTTGGTGCTGCTATGAAAAAAAAG ATCTCATACTCGTACCAGATATCATTGTCTCAAACAACTGGTGAATTCAGAAACAGCCATTGTGAGTGCCCTGCCGGTAAGGGTCCTAATGGGACCTGTAAGCATGTCGCGGCTGTACTTTTGATGTTTGCTAATTTTGTGTCATCAGATGGGCCTAACGCTCCCGAAATACTTAAATCGTGTACGGAAAATCTACAAACATTCCATAAGCCCAAGTCTGTTTATACTG GTTCCCCTGTCAAGGCTGGTGACTTACCtctatcaaaatcaaagaaacgCGAGGTATCAATGGAGGATCCAAGGCCTGTGAAATACCGGAAATCAGCTGGATACGAGGATTATGTCCGGGGAATTGTCCTTAATTACTGCTCTGTATCGTCTTTAGACCTACCCATCAAGTATAAGTACAAGAAAGCCGATATCAAAACAGCAGCAATTGACCATGATTATCTGAAAAAAACTTTGCTTGAATATTGGGTGGAAAACTCTATTAAG TTAAATGAAACACAGGcaatattactagaaaggaGTACTAGGAAGCAGGCAGAATCTAGTCAATGGTTTCAGGAAAGGCAGCTACGATTAACTGCATCTCGTTTCGGTGAAATTGTTTCGCTCACGAAAAGGCGCAATATCGACAAATTGTGTAAATCTCTTCACGATAATATTCCGTTGAGAAATGCTGCTGTTTGCCATGGAAAGACATTCGAAAGTAAGGCGATAGCGGCTTTTGAAGGTAAATTCTCCGTTAAAGTACAGCCTTGCGGACTTCATGTGAGGCCAGATATAGATTATCTAGGCGCGAGCCCAGATGGCCTTGTGTCTGAGGATGCCATTGTTGAAGTGAAATGTCCGTATCGCGgtagaaatgaacttattGCTCCGGGGCCATACTTCAAGTTTCTTAGTGCAAAAGATAAGAAGCTGAAACGTTCGCATAATTACTATGATCAGATTCAAGGACAGTTGCATATTTGCAAACGGAAAATGTGCTATTTCGTTGTTTATACTCATAAGGACCTTTATGTAGAGAGGGTTTATCATGATCAAAAACACTGTGAACTATCTCTGCTTCCAAAATTAGAAATCTTTTATAGGAAGTACTATTCAAAGTATTTAACAATGCATGCGTTCTAA
- the LOC141910169 gene encoding uncharacterized protein LOC141910169 isoform X2, with protein sequence MLGVIISILEAYGRNNDFRGPAITLPQETVPEWPTCGFKQLTNDHKIVLPKFNIDTVTAYFTYRMAMDNHCTKDIKAIEKGQQLIESQRVQACSILIKSGIVYLTGLVGAAMKKKISYSYQISLSQTTGEFRNSHCECPAGKGPNGTCKHVAAVLLMFANFVSSDGPNAPEILKSCTENLQTFHKPKSVYTGSPVKAGDLPLSKSKKREVSMEDPRPVKYRKSAGYEDYVRGIVLNYCSVSSLDLPIKYKYKKADIKTAAIDHDYLKKTLLEYWVENSIKLNETQAILLERSTRKQAESSQWFQERQLRLTASRFGEIVSLTKRRNIDKLCKSLHDNIPLRNAAVCHGKTFESKAIAAFEGKFSVKVQPCGLHVRPDIDYLGASPDGLVSEDAIVEVKCPYRGRNELIAPGPYFKFLSAKDKKLKRSHNYYDQIQGQLHICKRKMCYFVVYTHKDLYVERVYHDQKHCELSLLPKLEIFYRKYYSKYLTMHAF encoded by the exons atgcttggagtaatcatttcgAT ATTAGAAGCATACGGCCGTAACAACGATTTTAGGGGACCGGCCATAACATTACCACAAGAAACAGTTCCGGAATGGCCCACATGCGGTTTCAAACAGCTTACAAATGATCATAAGATTGTATTGCCAAAATTCAATATTGACACAGTAACTGCATATTTCACGTATAGAATGGCAATGGACAACCACTGTACCAAAGACATTAAAGCTATTGAGAAGGGTCAGCAGCTCATAGAATCGCAACGTGTTCAAGCCTGCAGTATTCTCATCAAAAGCGGAATTGTTTATCTGACTGGATTAGTTGGTGCTGCTATGAAAAAAAAG ATCTCATACTCGTACCAGATATCATTGTCTCAAACAACTGGTGAATTCAGAAACAGCCATTGTGAGTGCCCTGCCGGTAAGGGTCCTAATGGGACCTGTAAGCATGTCGCGGCTGTACTTTTGATGTTTGCTAATTTTGTGTCATCAGATGGGCCTAACGCTCCCGAAATACTTAAATCGTGTACGGAAAATCTACAAACATTCCATAAGCCCAAGTCTGTTTATACTG GTTCCCCTGTCAAGGCTGGTGACTTACCtctatcaaaatcaaagaaacgCGAGGTATCAATGGAGGATCCAAGGCCTGTGAAATACCGGAAATCAGCTGGATACGAGGATTATGTCCGGGGAATTGTCCTTAATTACTGCTCTGTATCGTCTTTAGACCTACCCATCAAGTATAAGTACAAGAAAGCCGATATCAAAACAGCAGCAATTGACCATGATTATCTGAAAAAAACTTTGCTTGAATATTGGGTGGAAAACTCTATTAAG TTAAATGAAACACAGGcaatattactagaaaggaGTACTAGGAAGCAGGCAGAATCTAGTCAATGGTTTCAGGAAAGGCAGCTACGATTAACTGCATCTCGTTTCGGTGAAATTGTTTCGCTCACGAAAAGGCGCAATATCGACAAATTGTGTAAATCTCTTCACGATAATATTCCGTTGAGAAATGCTGCTGTTTGCCATGGAAAGACATTCGAAAGTAAGGCGATAGCGGCTTTTGAAGGTAAATTCTCCGTTAAAGTACAGCCTTGCGGACTTCATGTGAGGCCAGATATAGATTATCTAGGCGCGAGCCCAGATGGCCTTGTGTCTGAGGATGCCATTGTTGAAGTGAAATGTCCGTATCGCGgtagaaatgaacttattGCTCCGGGGCCATACTTCAAGTTTCTTAGTGCAAAAGATAAGAAGCTGAAACGTTCGCATAATTACTATGATCAGATTCAAGGACAGTTGCATATTTGCAAACGGAAAATGTGCTATTTCGTTGTTTATACTCATAAGGACCTTTATGTAGAGAGGGTTTATCATGATCAAAAACACTGTGAACTATCTCTGCTTCCAAAATTAGAAATCTTTTATAGGAAGTACTATTCAAAGTATTTAACAATGCATGCGTTCTAA
- the LOC141910169 gene encoding uncharacterized protein LOC141910169 isoform X3 has product MAMDNHCTKDIKAIEKGQQLIESQRVQACSILIKSGIVYLTGLVGAAMKKKISYSYQISLSQTTGEFRNSHCECPAGKGPNGTCKHVAAVLLMFANFVSSDGPNAPEILKSCTENLQTFHKPKSVYTGSPVKAGDLPLSKSKKREVSMEDPRPVKYRKSAGYEDYVRGIVLNYCSVSSLDLPIKYKYKKADIKTAAIDHDYLKKTLLEYWVENSIKLNETQAILLERSTRKQAESSQWFQERQLRLTASRFGEIVSLTKRRNIDKLCKSLHDNIPLRNAAVCHGKTFESKAIAAFEGKFSVKVQPCGLHVRPDIDYLGASPDGLVSEDAIVEVKCPYRGRNELIAPGPYFKFLSAKDKKLKRSHNYYDQIQGQLHICKRKMCYFVVYTHKDLYVERVYHDQKHCELSLLPKLEIFYRKYYSKYLTMHAF; this is encoded by the exons ATGGCAATGGACAACCACTGTACCAAAGACATTAAAGCTATTGAGAAGGGTCAGCAGCTCATAGAATCGCAACGTGTTCAAGCCTGCAGTATTCTCATCAAAAGCGGAATTGTTTATCTGACTGGATTAGTTGGTGCTGCTATGAAAAAAAAG ATCTCATACTCGTACCAGATATCATTGTCTCAAACAACTGGTGAATTCAGAAACAGCCATTGTGAGTGCCCTGCCGGTAAGGGTCCTAATGGGACCTGTAAGCATGTCGCGGCTGTACTTTTGATGTTTGCTAATTTTGTGTCATCAGATGGGCCTAACGCTCCCGAAATACTTAAATCGTGTACGGAAAATCTACAAACATTCCATAAGCCCAAGTCTGTTTATACTG GTTCCCCTGTCAAGGCTGGTGACTTACCtctatcaaaatcaaagaaacgCGAGGTATCAATGGAGGATCCAAGGCCTGTGAAATACCGGAAATCAGCTGGATACGAGGATTATGTCCGGGGAATTGTCCTTAATTACTGCTCTGTATCGTCTTTAGACCTACCCATCAAGTATAAGTACAAGAAAGCCGATATCAAAACAGCAGCAATTGACCATGATTATCTGAAAAAAACTTTGCTTGAATATTGGGTGGAAAACTCTATTAAG TTAAATGAAACACAGGcaatattactagaaaggaGTACTAGGAAGCAGGCAGAATCTAGTCAATGGTTTCAGGAAAGGCAGCTACGATTAACTGCATCTCGTTTCGGTGAAATTGTTTCGCTCACGAAAAGGCGCAATATCGACAAATTGTGTAAATCTCTTCACGATAATATTCCGTTGAGAAATGCTGCTGTTTGCCATGGAAAGACATTCGAAAGTAAGGCGATAGCGGCTTTTGAAGGTAAATTCTCCGTTAAAGTACAGCCTTGCGGACTTCATGTGAGGCCAGATATAGATTATCTAGGCGCGAGCCCAGATGGCCTTGTGTCTGAGGATGCCATTGTTGAAGTGAAATGTCCGTATCGCGgtagaaatgaacttattGCTCCGGGGCCATACTTCAAGTTTCTTAGTGCAAAAGATAAGAAGCTGAAACGTTCGCATAATTACTATGATCAGATTCAAGGACAGTTGCATATTTGCAAACGGAAAATGTGCTATTTCGTTGTTTATACTCATAAGGACCTTTATGTAGAGAGGGTTTATCATGATCAAAAACACTGTGAACTATCTCTGCTTCCAAAATTAGAAATCTTTTATAGGAAGTACTATTCAAAGTATTTAACAATGCATGCGTTCTAA